The genomic stretch TATTTGATTGAGCAGTATGGCGGAGCGGACGGCGAGCTGGCCGCGGCTCTCCGGTATTTGAACCAGCGTTATACGATTCCTGATAAGGTCATCGGCCTTTTAACAGATATCGGCACGGAGGAGTTTGCCCATTTGGAAATGATTGCGACCATGGTCTATAAGTTAACGAAAGACGCCACACCGGAGCAGCTGCGTGAAGCTGGGCTTGGCGATCATTACGTCAATCACGACAGCGCGCTTTTTTATCATAATGCGGCGGGCGTGCCGTTTACCGCGAGCTATATCCAAGCGAAGGGCGATCCGATTGCCGATTTATACGAAGATATTGCCGCAGAAGAAAAGGCGCGGGCGACGTATCAATGGCTGATTGATATTTCGGATGATCCTGATTTAAACGATTCCCTGCGTTTTTTGCGTGAGCGTGAAATCGTACACTCTATGCGCTTCAGAGAAGCGGTTGAAATTTTAAAAGAAGAACGGGATAAAAAGAAGATTTTCTAATAGGCAGATTGGCCTCTCTTTCATACACCCTTTTACATACAGAGAAAATGGTCTGTTTTTGCAGTTTGGTCTGCATTATAATCAAGGTGTGTGTGCAAGCTTACTTTTTGATTGGGAGGCCTTTATGACAGCTTTTAAGATTGAGAACGAAACGATTGCAGATGGATTTTACGCGTGTCCGGCCGTCTATGAGGATGCAGAATCGATTACCGGGTTGCTCGTCCGAACAGCTGAATGGCTCCGGGATCGGGGTTCTAACCAATGGAGCGGACTTCTCAAAGGGCAAGATATACATGATATCACGGGGTCAATTGAAAAGGGACATGTGTTTGTGTTTAAAAAAGATGAAGAGCTTGCGGCTGTCGTGATGCTGCTGCCTGCACCGAGCGAGTGGGACCGGACGCTTTGGGGAGACGATGGGCATGAGGAGTCCATTTATTTACACCGCCTCGCAGTAAGCCGCCGGTTTGCGGGACAGGGGCTTGGAGCCCGCGTCCTTCAGTGGGCGGAGACGGGCATACACTTTCCGGAAAAAACGCGGATCCGGCTTGACTGTGTCGCTGATAGTGACGCCCTGCATTCCTTTTATCGGCGTATGGGATATGAATTCATGGGTGCTGATGCGTCCGGATATCATTTGTTTGAGAAAGAGATTACGGCAGAATAAGCGTCCTTTGCAGGGGGCTTTTTTGTCTTTTTCTAAAAGGGAGGCAGGCGATGTGTGGTCAATATTATTTGTGACAGGGATTGTGACGGCTTGTCTGTTTGCTGGCGTATCCGTATTGATGCGGATGAGATTTCCTGACAAAAGTCGGCCGGAATGGATGTTGGCCGGGCTGATCGTCCTTGGTGTGTTTGCGATCTGGTACAGCCTCGTGTATGTACGCGGCTGGGAAGGGGCTGCGCTCGGAATGCTTGGATTCAATGTCATTTTCGGAGCCATTGCCGGATATTTGATCGATAAGGCCATCCGGCGTTACAGGAAAAGATAAGGCTGCTGCCGTCTCTCAACAGGTCGAAATTTTCACAGACCGGCAGGAATTTTCTTTCGAAAGGAGAAATACATATTACTTTAAAATGAAAGCGTTTTCCAAAGCAGGAAGGTGATGTTGATGATACACAGTGTGGCAAATGGGCTGAATCATTTTTGTACGTGGGTGATGAGACTGGCCTATTTGAATGTGCTTTGGATTTTGTTTTCTCTTGCAGGCCTGGTTGTATTTGGGCTGATGCCCGCTACTGCCGCGATGTTTACAGTGGCGAGAGAATGGGCGAAGGGGAATACAGATGCCCCGGTGTTTTCTGTCTTTTTTCGGACGTTTAAAAAGGAATGGCGGGCATCACAGATCCTCGGGCTTATCGTTGTGACGGCTGCCCTGTTTCTGTTTGCGGATATGCGGATAGCGGCTCAGATGGACCAGCCTGTGCTCGTCAATGTATTCGTGAGCATTAGTTTGATTTTCGCGTTTGTTGTGCTGTATGTGTTCCCGGTATTTTCTCATTTTGACGTAAAAATCAGAGAGGTGCTGAGCATCAGCTTTTTCATTGCCTTCAGTCGTCCGGCGGTGACGCTTTTGATGGCAGCGGGCGCTGTCGGTGTGCTTTGTCTCGTTCTGTTTCATGTCACGTTTCTATTGTTTTTCAGCGGGAGTTTACTCAGCCTGATCTTAACGAAGCTGTCCTTTAAAGCGTTTCGGTCAATGGATCAGCGGCAGGAGAAAGAAAAGGCGGCATGAAGAAAAGAGTTGCTGGCTGGTACAGGCGGATGAAGATTAAGGATAAGCTGTTTGTGTTTCTATCGTTGATTATGGCCGTATCCTTTCTGTTTGTATACAGCGGGGTCCAGTATGCCTTTCATGTGTATGATGAGCAGATTTACCGCAAGTCCTCGGAGGTGCTTCGGATGTCTTCTGAAAGGATCGAAGACGAGCTGAAGAAGATAGAGGATGTGTCATATGAAATCATTACAGACGAACAGATTCAGCGCATCCTGAGCATGCAAAATCGGGATGATACGTATGATCAATATCAAATGAAGCAGGAGCTGTGGGATCAGCTTGCGGGATATGCCAGCGATGAAAAGTACATCGATTCCATTCATGTGATTGATGCCCGCGGCTCAGAGTATTCAGCCGGAAGCAGTTCTTCAGATCTTTTGCAGCAGGAGCAGGAAGAGGTATTTAAGCGAGCGAAAGCGAAAAGTGGAAGAAATCTTTGGATGACGCTCGGCGGGTCAGACCCCGTCCTGATTTCAGCACGGCAGATCAGGTCCTATCACCAGCTGAGTCTGAACGGCTTGGGCATGGTACTGATCCAGGTCAATGTAAAACAGATGATTCGTGATGTGCCGAAGGATTGGGGCGATTCAGTCGGAGACATTATGATTGCTGACCAAGGCGGTAATTTGGTGTATACGGCACATGCATCAGCGCATGTTCCTGAGGCAGCAAAAGAGACGTTGAAGCACCCCGGTTATGACTTGATAAAAAAGAATGGCAAACGTTACTTTATTTCTTATCTTCAATCATCCTACCAAAATTGGAGCTACTATAACGTTATCCCCTTTGATCAGATGTTCGCAAAAATTTCCTTTATGAAAACAGTGATCGGCACATGCTTTCTTCTCTTTTTCTGTGTGGTTTTGCTTTTCGGAAGGAAAATCGCCAACAGCATCACGGAGCCGATTGAACAGCTTGTGACCGCGATGAAATCGGTACAGCACAGCGGCATTGAAGCAGGTGTGTCGCTTTCTCTGCCGGAACATACACAGGATGAGGCCGGCATGCTGAACCGCCATTTTACTGTCATGATGAAACGGATTAATGAGCTGATGGAAGAAAATGTGGAAAAACAGCTCATCATTAAAGAAACCGAATTGAAAGCACTGCAAGCCCAGATCAATCCGCATTTTTTATATAACACGCTCGAGTCCATCAATTGGCTGGCCAAGGCGAATCAGCAAAAGCAAATCTCAAAAATGGTGGAATCGCTCGGTTTTCTTCTGCGAAACAGCATACATATGAAGAAGGATATCGTGACCATTCAGGAGGAGGCGGACATTGTACGTCACTATATGACCATTCAGCGATTTCGATTTGAAGAGCGCCTGAAATTCACGTTGGATATTGACGATGAGGTGAAGCATTGCCTCATTCCGAAACTGACGCTCCAGCCGCTTGCGGAAAATGCGATTCAATACGCGCTTGAACCCTTTACAAGGCCATGCGCCATCCGGATTCAGGCGAAAAAGGCGAAGGGCTGTGTCTGTATTACGGTCGAAGATAACGGCCCTGGCATGGATGGACGGATTCTTGAATCAACGGGTGGAAGAGGAATCGGACTTTGGAATATTCGCGAGCGCATCAGCCTGACATTCGGAGAGCCATACGGATTGCGGATTCATAGTGAGCATGAAAAGGGGACGAGGATTGTGATCACAATACCGTGCCGAAATGAGGTGGTGTGATGTATAAAATACTGCTGGCTGATGATGAGAGGATTATCCTTGATGGAATGGCGGGAATCATTGAGTGGGAGTCGCTTGGCGCCTCATTGATCGGAAAAGCGCAGAACGGACATGAAGCATATGAAAAGATTGTACATAAGCAGCCGCATATCGTCATCACAGACGTCAAAATGCCCGGCATGGACGGGCTTGAGCTGATCAAAAAGGTGTCAGCCGTCAGCCCGTCGGTGCAATTTATCGTCCTGTCCGGGTTTGGAGAGTTTGAGTACGCAAAGGAAGCCATGAAATATGGGGTGAAGCATTATTTGCTGAAACCCTGCAATGAACAGCAGATTATCAGCTCGCTGGAGGAAATCATTGCTGAGCTGAAGCGGCAAGATGTGCACAAAAAGAAAACAGCCCATCTGAAACACGAGCTGGACCATATCCGTTCCTTTGCAGCCGATCAATACTTGGAAGGCTTGATCGCCGGTGTGGCCCAGCTTTCTCCGCCGCCTTCACTTGCCGGAAAAAAGATCCGCCTCTTGATCTTAAAAGGGGAACAATCTATTGATGCTGCAGCCAGAGAGGCACTCGGATCGGCACTGACAGCGGTTTGCAGCAGCGGTGAATGGACCGTGCTCGCCGTAGAGGAGAACGCCGCTGAAAAGGTGGCGGAGGTTTTTGCGGACCGCAAGATGGCCATCAGTCAGGCGGGAGAACTCCGGCACGCGGGGCAGCTGTTTCGTGACACAGCTGAAGCGTCTGGTGACCTGCATGGGAGCGCAGTGATTTCAAAAATGATCAGGCTTATTGCCGACGAGCTCGGAAATCCGAATCTGTCCTTAAAATGGGCGGCGAAGGATATGCTGTTTATGAATCCTGATTATCTCGGGAAGTTATTTAAGCAGGAAACAGGCGAGAAATTTTCCCAATATGTTACACGGGTGCGTCTTGAGCATGCGATGAAGCAGATGAAAATAAGGAGGGACGTGAGCGTTTCAGAAATTGCTGAAGAAATCGGGTTTGGCGATAATCCGAAGTATTTCAGTCTTGTTTTTAAAAAATATACCGGTCTGACACCGTCAGAATTCAGAAGAAAACAGGGAGGCGCTTCCGCAGGATAGCCATCTCTGTTTTTTTGACTTTCGCCACTGTTTTTTGAGTGTTTCGCCCTATCCGAACGCTTTAAAATAAAATGTAAGCACTTACATTAAAGGGGGGATTGGTTTGAAGAAGATTTGTTACGTGCTGTTATCCCTTGTCTGCGTCTTTTTGTTCAGCGGATGTTCAGCGGGTGAAGAGGCCTCGGGAAAAAAAGAAGATGTTACACTCAGAATCGCGTGGTGGGGCGGGCAGCCAAGGCATGATTATACAACTAAGGTAATTGAACTATACGAGAAAAAGAATCCGCACGTCCATATTGAAGCGGAATTTGCGAACTGGGATGACTACTGGAAAAAGCTTGCGCCCATGTCTGCCGCCGGCCAGCTTCCTGATGTCATTCAAATGGATACCGCTTACTTAGCCCAATACGGAAAGAAGAACCAGCTGGAAGATTTAACGCCGTATACAAAGGATGGAACGATTGACGTCAGTTCAATCGACGAGAATATGCTGTCGGGCGGAAAAATCGACAATAAGCTTTATGGATTTACGCTAGGTGTCAACGTGCTGTCTGTGATTGCCAATGAAGATTTGCTGAAAAAAGCCGGTGTGTCTATCAATCAGGAAAACTGGACGTGGGAGGATTACGAGAAGCTGGCGTATGATCTTCAGGAAAAAGCCGGTGTCTACGGTTCCAACGGAATGCATCCGCCTGATATTTTCTTCCCTTATTATTTGCGCACAAAGGGTGAGCGCTTTTATAAAGAAGACGGCACTGGCCTCGCGTATCAAGATGATCAGCTGTTTGTCGATTACTTTGAACGGCAGCTGAGGCTAGTGAAAGCGAAAACGTCCCCAACACCTGATGAAAGCGCACAGATTAAAGGGATGGAAGACGATTTTATCGTCAAAGGCAAATCAGCGATTACATGGAACTACTCCAATCAATATTTGGGCTTTGCCCGGCTGACAGACTCGCCGCTGTCTCTCTATCTGCCGCCGGAGCAAATGCAGGAAAAGGCGCTGACACTGAAGCCCAGTATGCTGTTTTCCATTCCGAAAAGCTCTGAGCATAAAAAAGAGGCAGCGAAATTTATTAATTTCTTCGTGAATAATGAGGAAGCGAACCAGCTGATTAAAGGCGAGCGAGGCGTTCCAGTCTCCGACAAGGTGGCGGATGCGATTAAACCGAAGCTGAATGAGGAAGAAACCAACATCGTGGAGTATGTAGAAACCGCGTCAAAAAACATCAGCAAAGCCGATCCGCCAGAGCCTGTGGGAAGCGCGGAGGTCATCAAGCTGCTGAAAGATACGTCAGATCAGATTCTGTATCAGAAGGTATCGCCGGAAAAAGCCGCCAAAACGTTCCGGAAAAAGGCCAATGAGATATTAGAGAGGAATAATTGACGGGAAATGGGGCTGACGCAATGAAAAAAAGCCGGAGTATAAGAAAAGACAATCTGGCGGGATATGCTTTTATTTCTCCGTTTATCATCGGGTTCCTATGCTTTACGGTGATTCCGATGGGGGCGTCCCTGTTTCTGTCCTTCACGAGCTATGACTTGTTTACGGCGCCGAAATGGATCGGGCTCGACAACTTTAAGGAAATGTTTACGGGTGACGAAAAGTATTGGCAGTCTCTGAAGGTGACGTTTACGTATGTGCTTGCCGGGGTTCCGCTCCGCCTCGGCTTCGCGCTTTTTATCGCTGTCATTTTAAACAATGCAGCAAAAGGAACGGCCATTTACAGAACGCTCTTTTATCTGCCTTCGATCATCGGCGGGAGCGTCGCCGTGGCGATTATGTGGCGCAATATTTTTGGCAATGACGGGGTCATCAATGCGCTGCTGTTTTTTGTCGGGATTGATCAAAAAATTCTTTGGTACCAGAATCCGACAAGTGCGCTGTGGACATTGATTCTGCTGTCCGTCTGGCAGTTCGGGTCGTCAATGCTGATTTTTTTGGCCGGGCTGAAAAACATTCCGTCTTCGTATTTGGAAGCGGCAAGTGTGGATGGGGCAAATCGGGTGCAGCGTTTCTTCAAGATCACGCTTCCGATCCTTACACCGATTATTTTCTTTAACCTAGTGATGCAGACGATTTCTGCTTTTATGACATTTACACCTGCCTATATCATTTCGAAGGGCGAGGGCGGGCCGCTTGACGGGACACTTCTCTATTCGCTCTATTTGTTCCAGCGTGCGTTTAACTATTTTCAAATGGGCTACGCATCGGCGATGGCGTGGGTCATGCTTGTCATTGTCGGGCTGATTACGCTCATATTGTTTAAAACATCGTCATATTGGGTTCATTACGAGTCAAAGGAGGAATGACGGATGGAGCCGGTCAACCAGCCTGTCAGAGAAGCCCCGGTTTTTGAGAGAAAAAAAGCCGGGCGCGTCAGTCCCAAACGCATACTGTTCCATGTTTTTACGGCAACGCTGGCGGTGTTGCTGCTGTACCCGGTTATTTGGCTGTTTGTCAGCTCGTTTAAAGAAAGCGCCAGTATTTTTACAACCTCACATTCTCTCATTCCAGACCCTTTTATTCTCAGTAACTATGCTGAAGGGTGGAAGGGCATTGCGGGACAGCCGTTTCTGACGTTTATTAAAAACTCGGCGATTATTGTCGGGCTGTCAACAATCGGTGCCGTCATGTCATCGGCTGTCATTGCGTACGGATTTGCGCGTATACCGTTTAAGGGAAAAAAATTTTGGTTTGCGTGCATGATGGGGACGTTAATGCTGCCTCATGAAGTGTTGATGATTCCGCAGTATATTATGTTTGCGAAATTAGACTGGCTGAATTCCTTTAAACCAATTGTCGTTCCGCAATTTTTCGGGCATGCGTTTTTTATCTTTCTGATGATCCAGTTTATCCGGACGATTCCCGAGGAGCTGGATGAAGCCGCGCGAATCGACGGATGCGGACGCTTTGCCTGCTTTTGGCGGATCATTCTCCCGCTGATTGCCCCCGCGCTTGCGACGTCTGCGATTTTCTCCTTCTATTGGAAGTGGGAGGAGCTGATTCAGCCGCTCTTGTATTTGAATAAGCCGGAGCTTTACCCTGTTTCACTTGCGCTGAAGCTTTTTCTCGATACAGAGTCGGCTTCGAACTGGGGCGCGATGTTTGCCATGTCAGCCGTCTCGTTATTGCCTGTGATTCTTGTTTTCTTTTTGTTTCAGAAATATATCGTTCAGGGCATCAGTACGACCGGATTAAAATAAAAAGGAGTGTTGCAGATGGCACAGCTTATCTTTGATGAAGAAAAGGTGACGTCGGTTATTGACCGGATCGTGAAACGGACATTTCAGATGGATTTTGCGTGGGATTGGCCGGGCGGCGTTGCGTTTTACGGTGTGGCGGAGGCCTATGAAGCGACGGAAAACGAGGAATATATCAATCTGTTAAAAACGTGGGTGGATGAACAGCTGGAGGATGGGCTGCCGCCGCTTTCGATCAACGGAGTTTCCATTGGGCATACGCTTTTGTTCCTCCACAAGGTGACAGGTGATGACGTGTATTTGGAAACAGCGGCCGAGATGGCGGAATATGTGCTGCATAAGGCGCCGCGCTTTGGCGAGGGTATCCTTCAGCATACGGTGAATGCGGCAGAATACGTATTCCCTGAACAGGCATGGGCGGATACGCTGATGATGGCTGGGCTGTTTATGCTGAGAATCGGGCGGGTCATGGAGCGTGAGGATTATTTTGAAGACGGCCTGCGCCAGTTTCACGGACATGAGGATGTGCTTCAGGACCCTGTCACGAATTTGTACTACCACGCCTGGGACAACAAAGCGCAAAATCATCTGTCGGGGATTTATTGGGGCAGGGCGAACGGCTGGGCGGCACTCACGATGGCAAAGGCGCTCCCGCTTATTGAGGTGACACATCCTTCCTTTATGATCATCGACGGATCGCTCAGAGACCAGCTGAGCGCGCTTGTCCGGCTTCAGGATGAATCAGGGCTGTGGCATACAATTTTGGATGATCCGGATTCTTATCTGGAGGTTTCGGCATCAGCGGGTATTGCTTCTGCTCTGATGTCGAGCGGAAAGCTGTATACAAAATATGTGCAGAAATCGCTTGCCGCCATTTTGGATGCAGTGGAAGAGGACGGACGGGTCAGCAGGGTATCGGCCGGGACAGCCGTCATGAAAAATGCCGAAGGATACAAACAGGTGCCTTACAAACGAATACAAGGATGGGGGCAGGGACTTGCGCTGACGTTTCTTGCTGATGTTTTGAAAACGAAAAAACGCTTGTATCAGTAAAGATAGCGGCGGGGGGAGAGGGATGAAAAAACAGCCTCAACAGAAGGAACGGGTTTCTCGCTGGAAGGGAACGTATTTCAAAAGAAACTTTGTCTTCATTTTGCTGATTGCCTGTATTCCCGGATTGCTGACTGGCGGCGCAATCTACTTTCTTTCGATCGACAAGGTGGAGAAAGAGCTGCAGAGATCGCATGAAACACAGGTGGCGCGTGAGGTCAGCCGAATGGATGAGAAGCTGGGAGTGCTTGAACTGGCACTCACCCAGATGGCCTACGATTCTTCACTGATGAACGGATTGGCCGAGAGGGATTTGGAGAAAGACTTTACGTTCTCCTATCAATTAACGAAAAAGCTGTTTCTTTTGCGGGATCAGCAGCCGCTGATCGAGCAGGCTTCCATCTTTCTGAACAGCCCCCGGCCACTTGTGCTGAGCCCTGAATACAGCGCTTTGACAGAACAGGAGGCGCTTCGCAAGTATCGCTCGCTGCTTGCCTCAGACCACAGCATTTATTGGAAACGGTCGGGAAACCAAGCGATGCTGATCCAGCTCATTCCGGGCGCGGCGGAGAAACCGTTCGGCGCGATCATGCTGGCGGTTGATCCGAAAGAAATGGAATCAATCCTGCAAAGCTTGTCCCCCTATCCTGATGGCAGTGCGTTGCTTTTAGATCAAAATCGAGAGGTGCTGTTTCATGAGGGGGAAAAAGATTTTGAAAAGACTTTACTTCATGAGATAAAAAAACAGCCTGCTGAGAACGGCCATTTTCAGATGGAATGGAAAGGCAAGGTGTATTCTGTCTCCTTTGGAGAAATGAACCGGATGCATCAGCAATGGACCTTTGTGTCAGCGGCGCCTCTTTCAGCTATTACAGCGCCGATGGTGTTTTTATCAAAAGTGATCATCGTGATGCTGGTCATTTGCATCGGTTTGGCGGTGTGCATGACATGGTATGCATCAAAAAAAATCTATCGTCCCATCCAGCATTTGCTTGGCTTGTTTACCGGAGGAGAGAAGAAAACATGGCAGGCGTCCGGGCAGGATGAATTCAAATGGATTGAAAAGAGATGGCAGGATCTATCCCTTGAAAGCCGGAAGCTCCAACAGCAGCTCCTGCGGCAGACGCCCCATATGAAAAAGAGTTTTTTGCAGCATCTCTTACAGAGCGATTTTTACTATGACAACGAGGAAAGCCTCAGATTTCGGATGGAGGAGGCTGGCTGGAACATCGGCGGAAACGTGTTTCATGTGCTTGATCTACAGGTGACAGGGCTCCGCTGTGAAAAAAGCATCTTCCGTGAAGGTGATGAACAGCTTGCCGTGTTTACACTGACTAATATCGCTGAGGAATTGGCGGCTAAACGCGTTTTTCAGCTCTCCATACTTGATATCGGCCGGCTTTCTGTCACCGTTCTTGTGATGAAAACAAACAGCTCTGATCTGAAGGCGTATATAACGGAGCTGGCACGCCAATTTGGAGATGTAACCGGACTATGCCTGACCTCGACATTGAGCAGCAAGACGGAGCGTGTCACGGAAATTCCTTCTTTATTTCAGGATGTGAAATGCGGCAAATCCCGCAGGAAGTTTGCTAACCGGGATCAGGTCATTGATTTGCAGGCCGACTTCCCTCGGGATGAGCAGTTCGCTCCTTATTACCCTTTTGAGCTGGAAAAACAAATTGTTCAGACCATCCGGCTGGAAAGAAAACAGGAAGCCAAGGAACTGATAGATGGATGTATGAAGGAACTGTCGGAAAAAGCGGCCATAGACAGGCATGTGCATTCCGCCCTGATTCAGCTGTTTTCCCGCATTCAGGAGGATATTTTGCATTCCGGGCTCAATCCCAGCGAACTGTTTCAGCACCGGAATCCGTTTCTTGATATTTCAGAATTGCGCGAACCTAACGAAGCGGCGGCCTGGCTGATGGATGTAGTGGTGACGCCTTACCTTTCCAAGCTTGAGGGCAGAAAAAACAGACAGCAAAAGCAGCTGGCAGAACGTGTGATTGCGATGATTCACGAACAGTATATGGCGGACATTTCATTGGAAAGCTGTGCCGATGCGCTTGGCATGAATTCCTATACGTTAAGCAAGGCATTTAAGCAAGTGACCGGCATTAATTTTATCGATTATGTGACCCAGATCAGAATCGAAAAGGCGAAAGAACTGCTGGTCAATACGAATAAAAAAATTCATGATGTGTCTGAAGAAGTCGGCTATCGCCACAATTATTTCAATCGGATTTTTAAAAAACAGGTCGGCATGCCGCCGGGTGTCTTCAGGCAAATGTATCAGGAAACGCCGTGAAAGGAGAGAACATGTGATGAAGAAACCGATTCAAGTATTTTTAGCGGGGGATTCCACTGTGAGTGACTGCCCGCCTCATGAAGCGCCGATGGCGGGGTGGGGGCAGGTATTCGGGCAATTGTTTTCTGAAGGTGTGCTGGTCCGCAATCATGCCAAAGGAGGAGCGAGCACCAATTCTTTTGTGGAGGAAGGAAGGCTTCAAGCAATTGCCGAGCACATCACACAAGGCGATTATTTGTTGATTCAATTCGGCCACAATGACCAAAAACCGCGGGGGACGAAGCCGTACTCCACATTTCAGCAGTTTCTTACCTTGTTTGCAGATACGGCACGCGAAAAGGGCGCGCATCCTGTGTTCGTCACATCGGTGCAGCGCCGCCGCTTTGATGAAAACGGACGGATCGAGCATACGCTCGGTGAGTATCCCGATGCGATGAAAGCACTGGCGAAGGAGCTCGATGTACCTGTGATTGATCTGCTTGCGAAAACAAAGGTGCTGTATGAAGCATACGGGCCGGAGGAGTCGAAGCGATTGTTCGTTTGGTTTCAGCCGAATGAACATCCGAATTACCCGGACGGCATTGAGGACAATACGCATTTTTCGGAAAAAGGTGCAATGGAGGTTGCGAAGCTTGTGGCAGAAGGCATTGAAGAGCTCGGACTTCCGCTTAAGGACCACCTTGTGAGCCGGGAGGGAAAAGAACATGTATAAGGAAGGCGCTTGCTTGTACCGCAATCCGCTCCGGTCTAAAAGCGATGTGAAGGATTGGCGGATGGAGGGAGGCGGACAGATCTCATTTGACGATCACAGCTTGCACCTGTCACATGTCCAGGATGAAGCGCACTTTGTCTTTTGGTGTCCGGAAACCTTTCCAGACGGCATCATTGTGACATGGGACTTCTCTCCGATCGAGCAGCCTGGACTGTGTATGCTGTTTTTTGCCGCTGCGGGTATTCGCGGCGAGGATTTGTTTGACCCAAGTCTCAGGAAAAGAACAGGAACATACCCTGAGTATCATTCAGGAGATATCAATGCCCTCCACCTGTCGTATTTCCGCAGAAAATACGCGGAGGAAAGAGCGTTCCGCACCTGCAATTTAAGAAAAAGCCGCGGTTTCCATCTCGCCGCAATGGGGGCCGATCCGCTGCCTTCTCCAGACGAC from Bacillus subtilis subsp. subtilis str. 168 encodes the following:
- the cotJC gene encoding enzyme component of the inner spore coat (Evidence 1a: Function from experimental evidences in the studied strain; PubMedId: 7768848, 9364920; Product type cp: cell process) yields the protein MWVYEKKLQYPVKVSTCNPTLAKYLIEQYGGADGELAAALRYLNQRYTIPDKVIGLLTDIGTEEFAHLEMIATMVYKLTKDATPEQLREAGLGDHYVNHDSALFYHNAAGVPFTASYIQAKGDPIADLYEDIAAEEKARATYQWLIDISDDPDLNDSLRFLREREIVHSMRFREAVEILKEERDKKKIF
- the yesJ gene encoding putative acetyltransferase (Evidence 3: Putative function from multiple computational evidences; Product type e: enzyme); this encodes MTAFKIENETIADGFYACPAVYEDAESITGLLVRTAEWLRDRGSNQWSGLLKGQDIHDITGSIEKGHVFVFKKDEELAAVVMLLPAPSEWDRTLWGDDGHEESIYLHRLAVSRRFAGQGLGARVLQWAETGIHFPEKTRIRLDCVADSDALHSFYRRMGYEFMGADASGYHLFEKEITAE
- the yesK gene encoding putative membrane component (Evidence 3: Putative function from multiple computational evidences; PubMedId: 15849754, 16850406; Product type m: membrane component), which gives rise to MSFSKREAGDVWSILFVTGIVTACLFAGVSVLMRMRFPDKSRPEWMLAGLIVLGVFAIWYSLVYVRGWEGAALGMLGFNVIFGAIAGYLIDKAIRRYRKR
- the yesL gene encoding putative permease or sensor of a three component system for pectin and rhamnogalacturonan transport and degradation (Evidence 3: Putative function from multiple computational evidences; PubMedId: 15849754, 16850406, 25441682; Product type t: transporter); its protein translation is MLMIHSVANGLNHFCTWVMRLAYLNVLWILFSLAGLVVFGLMPATAAMFTVAREWAKGNTDAPVFSVFFRTFKKEWRASQILGLIVVTAALFLFADMRIAAQMDQPVLVNVFVSISLIFAFVVLYVFPVFSHFDVKIREVLSISFFIAFSRPAVTLLMAAGAVGVLCLVLFHVTFLLFFSGSLLSLILTKLSFKAFRSMDQRQEKEKAA
- the yesM gene encoding two-component sensor histidine kinase [YesN] (Evidence 1a: Function from experimental evidences in the studied strain; PubMedId: 11717295, 23436677, 25441682; Product type rc: receptor) — translated: MKKRVAGWYRRMKIKDKLFVFLSLIMAVSFLFVYSGVQYAFHVYDEQIYRKSSEVLRMSSERIEDELKKIEDVSYEIITDEQIQRILSMQNRDDTYDQYQMKQELWDQLAGYASDEKYIDSIHVIDARGSEYSAGSSSSDLLQQEQEEVFKRAKAKSGRNLWMTLGGSDPVLISARQIRSYHQLSLNGLGMVLIQVNVKQMIRDVPKDWGDSVGDIMIADQGGNLVYTAHASAHVPEAAKETLKHPGYDLIKKNGKRYFISYLQSSYQNWSYYNVIPFDQMFAKISFMKTVIGTCFLLFFCVVLLFGRKIANSITEPIEQLVTAMKSVQHSGIEAGVSLSLPEHTQDEAGMLNRHFTVMMKRINELMEENVEKQLIIKETELKALQAQINPHFLYNTLESINWLAKANQQKQISKMVESLGFLLRNSIHMKKDIVTIQEEADIVRHYMTIQRFRFEERLKFTLDIDDEVKHCLIPKLTLQPLAENAIQYALEPFTRPCAIRIQAKKAKGCVCITVEDNGPGMDGRILESTGGRGIGLWNIRERISLTFGEPYGLRIHSEHEKGTRIVITIPCRNEVV
- the yesN gene encoding two-component response regulator [YesM] (Evidence 1a: Function from experimental evidences in the studied strain; PubMedId: 25441682; Product type r: regulator) codes for the protein MYKILLADDERIILDGMAGIIEWESLGASLIGKAQNGHEAYEKIVHKQPHIVITDVKMPGMDGLELIKKVSAVSPSVQFIVLSGFGEFEYAKEAMKYGVKHYLLKPCNEQQIISSLEEIIAELKRQDVHKKKTAHLKHELDHIRSFAADQYLEGLIAGVAQLSPPPSLAGKKIRLLILKGEQSIDAAAREALGSALTAVCSSGEWTVLAVEENAAEKVAEVFADRKMAISQAGELRHAGQLFRDTAEASGDLHGSAVISKMIRLIADELGNPNLSLKWAAKDMLFMNPDYLGKLFKQETGEKFSQYVTRVRLEHAMKQMKIRRDVSVSEIAEEIGFGDNPKYFSLVFKKYTGLTPSEFRRKQGGASAG